A region of Notolabrus celidotus isolate fNotCel1 chromosome 4, fNotCel1.pri, whole genome shotgun sequence DNA encodes the following proteins:
- the pcgf6 gene encoding polycomb group RING finger protein 6 translates to MSTPLFGLKSHEGSTNISDSDPEDEPQLPLNQFYPYIRCTLCSGFLIDATTITECLHTFCKSCIVKHFFYSNRCPTCSIVVHQSQPLYNIRPDRQLQDLVFKMVPTLEKLERTQMVNFYKSRGLEVPKPVVVSPPTPVVSRRPKKESIHQSVFSIPPELDVSLLLEFVGAEEGINNYKPLERRYVRVSGEATVRHVELFIRRKMELNTTCQVDVVCGDHLLDHFQSLKDIQSTLGDEAVQDGLLVLHFGLVLPSEP, encoded by the exons ATGTCCACTCCTCTGTTTGGTCTCAAGAGCCATGAAGGTTCAACCAATATATCAGACAGCGACCCAGAGGACGAG CCCCAGCTCCCCCTTAATCAGTTCTACCCGTATATCCGCTGTACCCTGTGCAGCGGCTTCCTCATCGATGCCACCACCATCACAGAGTGCCTTCACACAT TTTGTAAAAGCTGCATCGTGAAGCACTTCTTCTACAGCAACAGGTGTCCAACATGCAGCATCGTAGTCCACCAGTCACAACCTCTTTACAACATCAG acCTGACAGACAACTGCAGGATCTTGTCTTCAAAATGGTTCCCACCCTGGAGAAGC TGGAAAGGACACAAATGGTTAACTTCTACAAATCCAGAGGGCTGGAGGTGCCGAAACCAG TGGTGGTCTCCCCTCCGACTCCTGTTGTGTCGAGGAGACCGAAGAAAGAAAGCATCCATCAGTCTGTGTTCTCCATCCCTCCTGAGCTTgatgtgtctctgctgctggagtTTGTTGG GGCTGAAGAAGGGATCAATAATTATAAG CCTTTAGAGAGGCGCTATGTTCGTGTGTCGGGGGAGGCCACTGTCCGCCACGTGGAGCTGTTCATCAGGAGGAAGATGGAGCTGAACACAACCTGCCAG GTGGACGTAGTTTGTGGAGATCACCTCCTGGATCACTTCCAGTCACTGAAAGATATCCAGAGCACTCTGGGCGATGAGGCTGTGCAG GATGGCCTGCTGGTTCTGCACTTCGGCTTGGTCCTTCCCTCTGAGCCTTGA
- the LOC117811528 gene encoding alpha-internexin-like, with product MNHGDRYTSSSYRKIFGDSPRFSASSYRTSSSSPRGSPVLRPGAMSSRNSASSMSVYRRVGRSSMSFSPMIGDSLDLSQTSVANNELKVIRTNEKEQLQGLNDRFAMFIDKVRNLEQQNKVLETELVTLRQKQGEPSRVALLYQQEMRDLRSQVEELNRDKNHILIERNNLEDELQKVSIKYEEELRTREEAEGTLRSFRKDIDDAAAVRLDLERRVESLMDEISFLRKVHDEEIQELSSLMDAQQVSVELELAKPDLTSALKEIRNQYESIASKNLHSAEEWYKNKFASLSEQATRSNEAMRASREEISEFRRQLQSKTIEIETLRGANESLERQITEMEDGNNSEVTAMQDTISHLDSELRNLKGEMAQHLREYQDLLNVKMALDIEIAAYRKLLEGEETHFNSGISFGAASYSYQPRGSIGSSRSHQREKEGATKESFKESREDKDEADINSNN from the exons ATGAACCACGGTGACCGCTACACCTCCTCATCCTATCGAAAGATTTTCGGGGACTCTCCCAGGTTCTCCGCCTCCAGCTATCGCACGAGCAGCTCCTCTCCCCGGGGCTCTCCGGTGCTCCGGCCAGGGGCAATGTCATCCCGCAACAGCGCGAGCTCTATGAGCGTGTACAGGCGGGTCGGTCGCTCCTCCATGTCCTTCTCTCCGATGATCGGTGACTCCTTGGACCTGTCTCAGACCTCTGTGGCCAACAATGAACTCAAAGTTATCAGGACCAACGAGAAGGAGCAGCTGCAG GGTTTGAACGACCGCTTCGCCATGTTCATCGATAAAGTGCGTAACCTGGAGCAGCAGAACAAAGTGTTGGAGACGGAGCTGGTGACACTGCGGCAGAAACAAGGCGAGCCTTCCCGAGTCGCTCTGCTCTACCAGCAGGAGATGAGAGATCTGAGGTCACAGGTAGAGGAACTGAACCGAGACAAGAACCACATCCTGATTGAGAGAAACAACCTGGAGGATGAGCTGCAG AAGGTAAGTATAAAGTATGAGGAGGAGTTGAGGACCCGCGAGGAAGCTGAGGGGACCTTGAGGTCCTTCAGAAAGGATATAGATGATGCTGCAGCTGTCCGCCTGGACCTGGAGCGCCGTGTGGAGTCGCTGATGGACGAAATCTCCTTCCTGAGGAAAGTGCATGATGAAGAAATCCAGGAGCTGAGCAGCTTGATGGATGCGCAGCAAGTCTCCGTGGAGCTGGAGCTCGCCAAACCCGACCTCACCTCAGCTCTGAAGGAGATCCGCAACCAGTACGAGTCCATCGCCTCCAAAAACCTGCATTCAGCTGAGGAGTGGTACAAGAACAAGTTTGCCAGCCTAAGCGAGCAGGCCACCAGGAGCAACGAGGCCATGAGGGCGAGCAGGGAGGAGATCAGTGAGTTCAGAAGGCAGCTGCAGTCCAAGACCATCGAGATTGAGACCCTGAGGGGTGCCAATGAGTCTCTGGAGAGGCAGATCACAGAGATGGAGGATGGAAACAACTCTGAAGTCACAGCCATGCAG GACACTATTAGCCATCTGGATTCTGAGCTGAGGAATCTGAAGGGTGAGATGGCTCAGCACCTGAGAGAGTATCAGGACCTGCTTAATGTCAAGATGGCCCTTGACATAGAGATCGCTGCCTACAG GAAACTCCTGGAGGGGGAGGAGACTCACTTTAACTCGGGGATATCGTTTGGTGCTGCCAGCTACAGCTACCAGCCTCGAGGCTCCATTGGCTCCTCCAGGAGCCAccagagggagaaagaagggGCCACAAAAGAGAGCTTCAAGGAGAGCCGTGAGGATAAAGACGAGGCAGACATCAACTCCAACAACTGA